AGTGATGAGGACCGGCGGCTGACGACGCGAATTGTGGAACTTGCCAGTGCGTACGGTCGCTACGGCTACCGGCGCATCACCGCCTTGCTACGGGACGAAGGCTGGCGTGCGAATCACAAGCGCGTCGAGCGGATCTGGCGTCAAGAAGGCTTGAAAGTGCCACCCAAACAGCCCAAACGAGGACGGTTGTGGCTGAATGACGGATCCTGTGTCCGTCTGCGGCCCGCCTATCCCAATCATGTGTGGAGCTACGATTTCATGCAGGACCACACGCATAACGGCGTGCCGTTTCGGATCTTGAACATCATCGACGAGTACACGCGCGAATGCCTGGTCGCGCGCGTGGAACGATGCTTATCTCATCGTGAGGTGCTGGAAGAACTGACCTGGCTGTTCTGTACGCGGGGGCTACCCGCCTACATCCGTTCCGACAACGGCCCGGAATTCACTGCCCAGCGGGTCCGCGACTGGTTGTCTCGCCTGAACGTCGGACCGCTCTTCATCGAGAAGGGCAGCCCCTGGGAGAACGGCTACATCGAGAGCTTCAATGGCAAGATGCGGGATGAACTACTCAACGGCGAGATCTTCTACTCCCTGAAAGAAGCCCAGGTGCTGATTGAAGACTGGAGGTGCCACTACAACACACGACGACCCCACAGCTCGCTTGACTACCGCCCACCGGCTCCGGGGGCTATACTGGTTCCACCACTCGCCA
This sequence is a window from Aggregatilinea lenta. Protein-coding genes within it:
- a CDS encoding IS3 family transposase (programmed frameshift); its protein translation is MPRKRYSPDEIIHKLREAEVLLSQGLTVQEAVRQLGIAEQTYYRWRKEYGGLDKSQATRLKELERENLRLKKLVADLSLDKSILEEALSKKVISPARRREMVAHVQQQLDISERRACRVLRQPRATQRYASQRSDEDRRLTTRIVELASAYGRYGYRRITALLRDEGWRANHKRVERIWRQEGLKVPPKQPKRGRLWLNDGSCVRLRPAYPNHVWSYDFMQDHTHNGVPFRILNIIDEYTRECLVARVERCLSHREVLEELTWLFCTRGLPAYIRSDNGPEFTAQRVRDWLSRLNVGPLFIEKGSPWENGYIESFNGKMRDELLNGEIFYSLKEAQVLIEDWRCHYNTRRPHSSLDYRPPAPGAILVPPLATNAWSLT